The Paeniglutamicibacter sulfureus genome includes a region encoding these proteins:
- the upp gene encoding uracil phosphoribosyltransferase, producing MRVQVIDHPLVAHKVSVLRDKNTPSPVFRQLTDELVTLLAYEATREVKTVEVQVQTPVATTTGIAFAKPTPLVVPILRAGLGMLEGMTRLVPTAEVGFLGMARNEETLDIITYAERLPSDLTGRQVFVLDPMLATGGTLIESIKFLFDRGAADVTCICLIAAPEGLARLEEAYGDNEKVHLVLGALDEKLDENAYIVPGLGDAGDRLYGVAH from the coding sequence ATGCGTGTACAGGTAATCGACCACCCATTGGTGGCCCACAAGGTATCGGTCCTTCGGGACAAGAACACCCCGTCGCCGGTCTTCCGGCAGCTGACCGACGAGCTGGTGACCCTGCTGGCCTACGAGGCAACGCGCGAGGTCAAGACCGTCGAGGTCCAGGTTCAGACCCCGGTGGCCACGACCACCGGCATCGCCTTCGCCAAGCCGACCCCGTTGGTGGTGCCGATCCTGCGCGCCGGCCTGGGCATGCTCGAGGGCATGACCCGCTTGGTTCCCACCGCCGAGGTCGGCTTCCTGGGCATGGCCCGCAACGAGGAAACCCTCGACATCATCACCTACGCCGAGCGACTTCCCTCCGATTTGACCGGACGCCAGGTGTTCGTGCTCGATCCGATGCTGGCCACCGGCGGCACGCTGATCGAATCGATCAAGTTCCTCTTTGACCGCGGAGCCGCGGACGTCACCTGCATCTGCCTGATCGCCGCCCCCGAGGGCCTGGCTCGCCTCGAGGAGGCCTACGGCGACAACGAGAAGGTCCACCTGGTGCTGGGCGCCCTGGACGAGAAGCTCGATGAGAACGCCTACATCGTTCCCGGCTTGGGCGATGCGGGCGACCGCCTCTACGGCGTGGCACACTAG
- the tadA gene encoding tRNA adenosine(34) deaminase TadA: MIPEQPSHRDLMDLALAEAKAALATGDVPIGAVVIGPDSTVLATGRNEREAHGDPTAHAEIVAIRAAAQALRDAGRGDGWRLEDCTLVVTLEPCAMCAGAIVLSRIPKVVFGAWDEKAGAVGSVFDILREPRLNHWVEVYPGVREAECAALLTDFFRARRLD; this comes from the coding sequence GTGATTCCCGAACAACCCAGCCACCGCGACCTCATGGACCTGGCCCTCGCCGAGGCCAAGGCGGCCTTGGCCACCGGCGACGTTCCCATCGGCGCGGTCGTCATCGGCCCCGATTCGACTGTGCTGGCCACCGGCCGTAACGAGCGCGAGGCGCACGGGGATCCCACGGCCCATGCCGAGATCGTGGCCATCCGCGCCGCGGCCCAGGCGTTGCGCGATGCCGGGCGCGGGGATGGGTGGCGGCTGGAGGACTGCACCCTGGTGGTCACCCTCGAGCCCTGCGCCATGTGCGCCGGGGCCATCGTTCTTTCGCGCATCCCGAAGGTCGTCTTCGGTGCCTGGGACGAGAAGGCCGGCGCCGTCGGATCGGTGTTCGACATCCTGCGCGAGCCGCGGCTGAACCACTGGGTCGAGGTCTACCCCGGGGTGCGGGAGGCCGAATGCGCAGCCCTGCTCACCGATTTCTTCCGCGCCCGGCGCCTGGACTAA
- a CDS encoding DUF1611 domain-containing protein, translating into MSISPSLETETFEANEALAAAEGRLRHLKLDAQRALKIRAAYTTRFVATEFSKNAEDFHLVAGADVTPQPGDVVIARVAEIGKHTRLESPVSRRQLMFVGQEIMVAYGNRYAPDQFLAHVPDSLEPCHLVAGGGLAGYVTEMHASIDAATAIEPIGLLATKNGVVNLRDFAPLQVGTPSLAALRAVGTVRPPVIAVLGTSMNSGKSTTLGCLVNGLSNAGLNVAAGKATGTGAGNDPNLFIDAGAFPVCDFTDFGYPTTFKLAYEQVRDLLAAMIDEQAASGADVVVIEIADGLYQGETSRLLRDPLFAAYVDTVVFSAQDALGARAGLDVLQDTAVPVAAVSGLLTASPLATAEAASRLDVPVIDTYALCRPEVATALIPVRAASL; encoded by the coding sequence ATGAGCATCAGCCCCAGCCTTGAAACCGAAACCTTCGAAGCCAACGAAGCCCTTGCGGCGGCCGAAGGCCGACTGCGCCACCTGAAACTCGATGCACAGCGCGCGCTGAAGATCCGCGCCGCCTACACCACCCGCTTCGTGGCCACCGAGTTCTCCAAGAACGCCGAGGACTTCCACCTCGTCGCCGGGGCGGACGTCACCCCGCAGCCCGGGGACGTGGTCATCGCCCGCGTCGCCGAGATCGGCAAGCACACCCGCCTCGAGTCCCCGGTCTCCCGCCGACAACTGATGTTCGTCGGCCAGGAAATCATGGTCGCCTACGGCAACCGCTACGCCCCGGACCAGTTCCTGGCGCACGTGCCGGACTCCCTGGAGCCCTGTCACCTGGTGGCCGGCGGCGGCCTGGCCGGGTACGTCACCGAGATGCACGCCTCGATCGATGCAGCCACGGCCATCGAGCCCATCGGCCTGCTGGCCACCAAGAACGGGGTGGTCAACCTGCGCGACTTCGCGCCGCTGCAAGTCGGCACCCCGTCGCTGGCAGCGCTGCGCGCCGTAGGCACCGTGCGCCCGCCGGTCATCGCGGTGCTGGGCACCTCGATGAACTCCGGCAAGTCCACCACCTTGGGCTGCCTGGTCAACGGACTGTCCAATGCCGGGCTCAACGTGGCCGCGGGCAAGGCCACCGGCACCGGGGCGGGCAACGACCCGAACCTGTTCATCGACGCCGGCGCGTTCCCGGTCTGCGACTTTACCGACTTCGGCTACCCCACCACCTTCAAGCTCGCCTACGAGCAGGTCCGCGACCTGCTGGCCGCGATGATCGACGAACAGGCCGCTTCCGGCGCCGACGTGGTCGTCATCGAGATCGCCGACGGCCTGTACCAGGGCGAGACCTCCCGGTTGCTGCGCGACCCGCTCTTCGCCGCCTACGTGGACACCGTGGTGTTCTCCGCCCAGGACGCCCTGGGTGCCCGGGCCGGGCTGGACGTGCTGCAGGACACGGCGGTGCCGGTTGCCGCGGTATCCGGCCTGCTCACCGCTTCCCCGCTGGCGACCGCCGAGGCCGCCTCCCGGCTCGACGTCCCGGTCATCGACACCTACGCCCTGTGCCGCCCCGAGGTCGCCACCGCCTTGATCCCGGTGCGCGCCGCCTCGCTGTGA
- a CDS encoding DNA glycosylase AlkZ-like family protein — MTTKSETPQIPQEKLTLQVLRAWSWHRQGLDGALAGCDSATVLDRVGWARSIGGANTYLTLFARAGIRRPEADAALAAQHIHELPTARGCTYVLPAKDYAWGLQIGHASAEAAVKVLVRLGVEREEVEQLAEDVLQVLLRARDTAVEALDPRGLKEILGDKVRSMGEEGKKKGASTTLPAALGLLQTDGRIRRVPVNGRLDQQRYSYVAWELPASGESDEAVRARMLEGFLGWTGGATLGQIRWFTAFTVAQAKKALAATGAVEVATAAGDVLWMLPEDVDGLAGFEVPPAEDIQLLSGSDSLVLLRRNAADLIDETGCQAVQGLSGSALAADLSDHPIVDRGRIIGLWQYDPEGTRIAWWTFEPASAGVRSRISQVEEWITADLGDFRSFSLDSPKSRAKNIARLDALRKK; from the coding sequence ATGACGACGAAGAGCGAAACGCCGCAAATTCCCCAGGAGAAGCTGACCCTGCAGGTGCTGCGCGCCTGGTCGTGGCACCGCCAGGGACTGGACGGTGCGCTGGCGGGATGCGATTCCGCGACCGTGCTGGACCGCGTGGGCTGGGCTCGGTCGATCGGAGGCGCCAACACCTACCTGACGCTCTTTGCGCGTGCAGGGATCCGCCGCCCCGAGGCCGACGCGGCGCTCGCCGCGCAGCACATCCATGAACTGCCCACCGCGCGGGGCTGCACCTACGTCCTGCCCGCCAAGGACTATGCCTGGGGTCTGCAAATCGGGCACGCCTCGGCGGAGGCCGCGGTAAAGGTGTTGGTGCGACTGGGGGTGGAGCGGGAAGAAGTCGAGCAGCTGGCCGAGGATGTGCTGCAGGTCCTGCTCCGGGCTCGGGACACCGCCGTTGAGGCCCTGGACCCCCGCGGGCTGAAGGAGATCCTGGGCGACAAGGTCCGCAGCATGGGCGAGGAAGGCAAGAAGAAGGGCGCCAGCACCACGCTGCCCGCGGCTCTCGGGCTCCTGCAGACCGACGGACGGATCCGGCGCGTGCCGGTGAACGGGCGGCTGGACCAGCAGCGCTACTCCTACGTGGCCTGGGAACTTCCTGCCAGCGGCGAATCCGACGAAGCGGTCAGGGCGCGGATGCTCGAGGGGTTCTTGGGCTGGACGGGTGGGGCCACGCTGGGACAGATCCGCTGGTTCACCGCTTTCACCGTGGCCCAGGCCAAGAAGGCGCTTGCGGCCACCGGGGCCGTGGAAGTCGCCACCGCGGCCGGCGACGTGCTGTGGATGCTGCCGGAAGACGTGGACGGGCTCGCCGGATTTGAGGTACCGCCGGCCGAAGACATCCAGCTGCTGTCGGGCTCCGATTCGCTCGTGTTGCTGCGCCGGAACGCGGCAGACCTGATCGATGAAACGGGGTGCCAGGCAGTGCAGGGGCTGAGCGGGTCGGCGTTGGCCGCCGATCTCTCGGATCACCCGATCGTGGACCGCGGCCGGATCATCGGATTGTGGCAGTACGACCCGGAAGGCACTCGGATTGCGTGGTGGACGTTCGAGCCCGCAAGCGCCGGCGTGCGCTCGCGCATTTCGCAGGTCGAAGAATGGATCACCGCGGACCTGGGGGATTTCAGGTCATTTAGCCTGGATTCCCCGAAGTCGCGGGCGAAGAACATTGCCAGGCTCGATGCGTTGCGAAAGAAATAG
- a CDS encoding FAD-binding oxidoreductase has protein sequence MDITHPLPASALRSLSASLHGLLFTAADPEYGEVRTVWNAMIDRHPMLVVGAADVADVSLALAFSREHGLPLAIRSGGHNVAGFGTVEHGLVLDMRALNTVHVDAAEQRVRVGGGALLGELDRATSAHGLAVPVGVVSKTGVAGLCLGGGFGWLTRPLGLTVDNLLAADLVTPEGELVHTDATTNPDLLWGLTGGGGNFGVVTEFTFKAHPLPETLYAGNLIYRPKQWKQALRALRDWAAGLPDQMTVIVTAMVPPPEWELGNSSVLIVGFLWADPDHAAGATCVEKFLAAAPTEEQDISPVSWPDWQSVVDEMFPKGVRAYWKNTALDDLSDEAINVFTARARQLDWPGMGFDIHVMGGAMGRVRPEATAFEDRSSPFWLNIYGFWNGKERDDHHVAFIRGFHHEMQPFTHGGEYVNFSSSDEHVPGGFDALDLYGAEKLAKLTALKRRYDPHNRLRLNHNIVLPSPG, from the coding sequence ATGGACATCACCCACCCGCTTCCGGCATCCGCACTGCGGTCGCTGTCGGCGTCACTGCACGGGCTGCTCTTCACCGCCGCCGACCCCGAATACGGCGAGGTCCGCACCGTCTGGAACGCCATGATCGACAGGCACCCCATGCTGGTGGTCGGCGCCGCCGACGTCGCGGACGTGTCTCTCGCGCTGGCCTTCTCCCGTGAGCACGGGTTGCCGTTGGCGATTCGTTCCGGCGGGCACAACGTGGCGGGGTTCGGCACCGTCGAGCACGGCCTGGTGCTCGATATGCGTGCCCTGAACACCGTGCACGTGGATGCCGCGGAGCAACGGGTGAGGGTCGGCGGAGGGGCACTGCTGGGTGAACTCGACCGCGCTACCAGCGCCCACGGGCTGGCGGTTCCCGTCGGGGTCGTCTCCAAGACCGGGGTGGCCGGACTGTGTCTGGGCGGTGGGTTCGGCTGGCTCACCCGACCCCTAGGACTGACCGTCGACAACCTCTTGGCGGCGGACCTTGTCACCCCCGAGGGCGAGTTGGTCCACACCGACGCCACCACCAACCCCGACCTGCTCTGGGGTCTTACCGGAGGCGGCGGAAACTTCGGGGTCGTCACCGAGTTCACGTTCAAGGCCCACCCGCTGCCGGAAACCCTCTATGCCGGGAACCTGATCTATCGACCAAAACAGTGGAAGCAAGCCTTGCGCGCCCTGCGCGACTGGGCCGCCGGGCTCCCGGACCAGATGACGGTCATCGTCACGGCCATGGTGCCGCCGCCCGAGTGGGAGCTGGGCAACAGCAGCGTGCTCATCGTCGGATTCCTCTGGGCGGATCCGGATCATGCGGCCGGAGCCACCTGCGTCGAGAAATTCCTCGCGGCTGCGCCCACCGAGGAACAGGACATCTCCCCCGTTTCATGGCCCGACTGGCAGTCCGTGGTGGACGAGATGTTCCCCAAGGGCGTTCGCGCCTACTGGAAGAACACGGCACTGGATGACCTCTCGGACGAGGCCATCAACGTATTCACCGCCCGGGCGCGGCAACTCGACTGGCCGGGCATGGGCTTCGACATCCACGTCATGGGTGGCGCCATGGGACGGGTTCGCCCTGAAGCTACGGCATTCGAGGACCGGAGCTCCCCCTTCTGGCTCAACATCTACGGGTTCTGGAACGGGAAGGAACGCGACGACCACCATGTGGCTTTCATCCGCGGCTTCCACCATGAAATGCAACCCTTCACGCACGGCGGGGAGTACGTGAATTTTTCCAGCAGCGATGAACACGTGCCCGGTGGCTTCGATGCCCTCGACCTCTACGGGGCCGAAAAGCTCGCCAAACTCACGGCGCTCAAACGCCGCTACGACCCGCACAACAGGCTTCGCCTGAACCACAACATCGTCCTGCCGAGCCCCGGCTAG
- a CDS encoding winged helix-turn-helix domain-containing protein has protein sequence MSVTSGYVHVSIRNAQSRAAAAQRSTAPGGYAPAGYRQLHAVPAAQEPRPMTAPTPVVAPSGTPGPQPVSTDTTARGFVLYVGLDESVAQAQGTSLGKLATQVRAFLATLSPEAQTHAAVALAPTSAQGENIDVVRQALGDPTVNRRPRVDSRPAAPRPSGVLIDLSRREVHLDGETLNLTFKEFELLNYLVENGTRTVGRDELLTNLWRNAEEVPNERTIDVHIRRLRSKLGRLANTVRTVRGQGYRFYEHPEVVVWAAPEYTI, from the coding sequence ATGTCGGTAACGTCCGGATACGTCCATGTCTCAATCCGCAACGCCCAGTCCCGCGCCGCCGCAGCGCAGCGCAGCACTGCTCCCGGCGGCTATGCCCCGGCCGGCTATCGCCAACTCCATGCCGTGCCCGCGGCGCAAGAGCCTCGCCCGATGACAGCCCCGACTCCGGTTGTAGCCCCCAGCGGCACCCCGGGACCACAGCCGGTATCCACCGATACCACTGCCCGCGGGTTTGTGCTCTACGTCGGCTTGGACGAATCGGTGGCACAGGCGCAGGGGACCTCGCTGGGCAAGCTTGCCACGCAGGTCCGCGCCTTCCTGGCCACGCTCTCTCCCGAAGCACAGACCCACGCGGCCGTCGCACTGGCCCCGACCAGCGCACAGGGCGAGAACATCGACGTGGTGCGCCAGGCCCTGGGGGATCCCACGGTCAACCGCCGCCCGCGCGTGGATTCCCGCCCGGCAGCGCCGCGCCCCTCCGGCGTGCTGATCGACCTGTCGCGCCGCGAGGTGCACCTGGACGGCGAGACCCTGAACCTGACGTTCAAGGAATTCGAGCTGCTGAACTACCTGGTGGAAAACGGCACGCGCACCGTGGGCCGCGACGAGCTGCTCACCAACCTGTGGCGCAACGCCGAAGAGGTGCCCAACGAGCGCACCATCGACGTGCACATTCGTCGCCTGCGCTCCAAGCTGGGACGTCTGGCCAACACGGTGCGCACCGTGCGCGGCCAGGGCTACCGCTTCTACGAGCACCCCGAGGTTGTCGTCTGGGCCGCCCCGGAGTACACCATCTAA
- a CDS encoding sensor histidine kinase gives MTQPARPSPPSGAPEPRPTEALSMQAANNDGKEATFPGGNHPEKDPLHLGLRHRLGHLPLQRKLLLALIGSLALICTVIGLLLNAGMRQSLTAQLHEQLEFAADRAASYSAQNGRKPSTESPFAPGQASGTLNAKIVSGYLFSGAVLDSKTGERKDITDTDVQPLTSVEIDAPPVVHHLSIGDYMLSAQHDPGSGGVLITGLPMAPTERTLASLGILTVTISLAGLIAIGLIGSMIIRRSLAPLQRVSAVASSVANAELESGTAALEARVAPEDSIPGTESGEVGRALNALLDNVGAAFAVREASEAQMRQFVADASHELRTPLSAIRGYTELISATEHFSDDGQRSLKRVLEQSTRMSSLVENLLLLARLDEKHQVKKAPVDLGKLAAEITEDFAITAPAHHWTPRIPATPLVVSGDASALRRVITNLLGNARKHTLEGNNVTVEVRRDAATHEAVLRVSDTGEGIAPDFLPLVFKRFTRADAARSGADGTTGLGLPIAKAIVESHDGTITVSSVPGNTVFEVRLPLPPAVPPKPSTPPKTTKA, from the coding sequence ATGACCCAACCTGCACGGCCCTCCCCACCCTCCGGCGCACCGGAACCCCGGCCCACCGAGGCGCTCTCGATGCAGGCCGCGAACAACGATGGCAAGGAAGCCACCTTTCCCGGCGGGAACCATCCCGAAAAGGACCCGCTGCATCTCGGGCTGCGACACCGCCTTGGCCACCTCCCCCTGCAGCGCAAGTTGCTGCTCGCCCTAATTGGCTCCCTGGCATTGATCTGCACCGTCATTGGCTTGTTGCTCAATGCCGGAATGCGCCAGTCCCTTACGGCCCAACTGCACGAACAATTGGAGTTCGCCGCCGACCGCGCCGCCAGCTATTCAGCGCAAAATGGCCGCAAGCCATCCACCGAATCGCCCTTTGCCCCGGGGCAGGCATCCGGAACCCTCAATGCCAAGATCGTCTCCGGCTACTTGTTTTCCGGTGCCGTGCTCGATTCGAAGACCGGCGAGCGCAAGGACATCACCGACACCGATGTGCAGCCCCTGACCTCTGTTGAGATCGATGCACCCCCGGTCGTCCACCACCTGAGCATCGGCGACTACATGCTCTCGGCCCAGCACGATCCCGGTTCCGGCGGAGTCCTGATCACCGGCCTGCCCATGGCGCCCACCGAGCGGACCCTGGCTTCCCTAGGCATCCTGACCGTGACGATCTCCTTGGCCGGGCTGATTGCCATCGGGCTTATCGGCTCGATGATCATTCGCCGTTCCCTGGCTCCGCTGCAGCGAGTCTCGGCCGTGGCGTCATCCGTGGCCAACGCCGAACTCGAATCGGGCACCGCCGCCCTGGAGGCACGGGTGGCCCCGGAGGACTCCATTCCGGGCACCGAATCCGGGGAGGTCGGCAGGGCTCTCAATGCCTTGCTCGACAATGTGGGCGCCGCCTTCGCCGTGCGTGAGGCCTCGGAGGCACAGATGCGCCAGTTCGTGGCCGATGCCTCCCACGAGCTGCGCACCCCGCTGTCGGCCATCCGCGGGTACACCGAGTTGATCAGCGCCACCGAGCATTTCTCCGACGACGGGCAACGCTCGCTGAAGCGGGTGCTGGAACAGAGCACCCGGATGAGCTCCCTGGTGGAGAACCTGCTGTTGCTGGCCCGGCTCGATGAGAAGCACCAGGTCAAGAAGGCCCCGGTCGATCTGGGCAAGCTGGCCGCCGAAATCACCGAGGATTTTGCCATTACGGCTCCCGCCCATCATTGGACCCCCCGGATCCCCGCAACACCGCTGGTGGTTTCGGGCGATGCTTCGGCTCTGCGCCGGGTCATCACCAACCTGCTGGGCAACGCCCGAAAGCACACCTTGGAAGGCAACAACGTCACCGTCGAGGTCCGCCGCGACGCCGCCACGCACGAGGCGGTGCTGCGGGTCAGCGACACCGGAGAAGGCATTGCCCCGGACTTCCTGCCGCTGGTGTTCAAGCGCTTCACCCGCGCGGATGCCGCACGCTCCGGCGCGGACGGAACCACCGGGTTGGGACTGCCCATCGCCAAGGCCATCGTGGAGTCCCACGACGGGACCATCACGGTCTCCTCCGTTCCCGGAAACACCGTCTTCGAGGTGCGCCTGCCGCTGCCGCCCGCGGTGCCGCCCAAGCCCTCGACCCCGCCGAAGACGACCAAGGCCTGA
- a CDS encoding response regulator transcription factor: MPDSRFSPTQLPRLTHPDGTAIRVLVVDDEPSLAELVSMGTRMLGWEATVAHDGPTAVEAARKSVPDVLVLDWMLPGFEGPEVLRKVRTFLPEVPVLFLTAKDAVEDRIEGLGIGADDYVAKPFSLEEVLLRLHKLVERSGATAADGAELVVGDLVLNSDSHDVTRAGVPISLTATEFDLLSYLMVNARRVVSKSQILDNVWHYDFGGQANIVELYVSYLRKKIEADGPAMIHTVRGAGYMLKPAS; this comes from the coding sequence ATGCCAGATTCCCGCTTTTCACCCACGCAACTGCCCCGCCTGACCCACCCGGACGGTACCGCCATCCGGGTACTTGTTGTCGACGACGAGCCCTCGCTGGCCGAGCTGGTCTCCATGGGCACCCGGATGCTGGGTTGGGAAGCCACCGTGGCCCACGACGGGCCCACCGCGGTGGAGGCAGCCCGCAAATCGGTCCCGGATGTCCTGGTGCTGGACTGGATGCTGCCCGGATTCGAGGGCCCGGAGGTGCTGCGCAAGGTCCGTACCTTCCTGCCCGAGGTCCCTGTCCTCTTCCTGACCGCCAAGGACGCGGTCGAGGACAGGATCGAGGGCCTGGGCATTGGTGCCGACGACTATGTGGCCAAGCCTTTCAGCCTCGAAGAGGTGTTGCTGCGCCTGCACAAGCTTGTCGAGCGTTCGGGCGCCACCGCGGCTGACGGCGCGGAACTGGTCGTGGGAGACCTGGTGCTGAACTCCGACTCCCACGACGTCACGCGTGCCGGGGTCCCCATCAGCCTCACCGCGACCGAGTTCGACCTGCTCTCCTACCTGATGGTCAACGCCCGCAGGGTCGTCTCGAAGTCCCAGATCCTCGACAATGTCTGGCACTACGACTTCGGTGGCCAAGCCAACATTGTCGAACTCTACGTTTCCTACCTGCGCAAAAAGATCGAAGCCGATGGTCCGGCCATGATTCACACCGTGCGTGGAGCCGGATACATGCTCAAGCCGGCATCATGA
- a CDS encoding EamA family transporter yields the protein MKPRDTLLALLVALLWGLNFLFIDLGLRDTLPLVFVALRFAAVAFPLVFFVPRPKVGWKVVAGIGLAMSAGQFGLLFTAMHLGLPAGLAPVALQAQMFFTIGLGALFLREFPTRKQVLGSILGIAGLVVVGFGRVASLPEGAALAGVLVPLLICIAAGFAWGVGNVISRSASGASGLGLVVHSALWVPLPMLGLSLLLDGPAAVGDALATLGPETWWGIAFTALVASLVGYSIWNTLLGKYPTAKVVPYTLLIPAIGMGSAALVLHEYPNALEITGAAVLVLGVAVGTLRFGTARPEAAPAPRERPENDAVAEHT from the coding sequence GTGAAACCCCGCGATACGCTCCTTGCCTTGTTGGTCGCCCTGCTCTGGGGGCTGAACTTCCTGTTCATCGACCTGGGGCTGCGCGACACGCTGCCGCTGGTGTTCGTTGCCCTGCGCTTCGCCGCCGTCGCCTTCCCGCTGGTGTTTTTCGTTCCCCGGCCCAAGGTGGGCTGGAAGGTCGTCGCCGGCATCGGGCTGGCCATGAGCGCCGGGCAATTCGGGCTGCTCTTTACCGCCATGCACCTGGGGCTGCCGGCCGGGCTGGCACCGGTGGCGCTGCAGGCACAGATGTTCTTCACCATCGGGCTCGGCGCCCTTTTCCTGCGGGAATTCCCCACCAGGAAGCAGGTCCTCGGCTCCATCCTGGGCATTGCCGGGCTGGTCGTGGTGGGCTTTGGCCGGGTTGCCTCGCTGCCCGAGGGCGCAGCATTGGCCGGCGTCCTGGTGCCGTTGCTGATCTGCATTGCCGCCGGTTTCGCCTGGGGCGTCGGAAACGTCATCTCGCGTTCGGCCTCCGGCGCCTCCGGGTTGGGGCTGGTGGTGCACTCGGCGCTCTGGGTCCCGTTGCCGATGCTTGGCCTTTCGCTGCTGCTCGACGGGCCCGCCGCCGTGGGCGATGCGCTTGCCACGCTGGGCCCGGAGACGTGGTGGGGAATCGCCTTCACCGCGCTGGTGGCCTCGCTGGTCGGGTACAGCATCTGGAATACGCTGCTGGGCAAGTACCCCACCGCCAAGGTCGTGCCCTACACCTTGTTGATCCCCGCCATCGGGATGGGCAGCGCCGCCCTGGTGCTCCACGAGTATCCCAATGCGCTGGAAATCACCGGGGCCGCGGTGCTGGTGCTGGGGGTTGCCGTCGGGACGTTGCGGTTTGGCACGGCGAGGCCCGAAGCGGCGCCCGCGCCGCGGGAGCGCCCGGAAAACGACGCCGTGGCCGAACACACGTGA
- a CDS encoding SixA phosphatase family protein: MSEHHLKRLVLLRHAKSDYPLGVSDHDRPLGARGNREAPAAGAWLRENDVVPDFIMLSDAQRTRATCAWVISELGEKAPTPYLDSRIYGASSTRLCSIINETPETVTTLMVIGHQPVLQELAMRLASVDSNEEAVYELAMDYPTLGLTVLQTEKSWAEIDGRDMQVTHFVVPR, translated from the coding sequence ATGAGCGAACACCATCTGAAGCGTCTCGTCTTGTTGCGCCACGCCAAGAGCGACTACCCGCTGGGGGTCAGTGACCACGACCGTCCTCTGGGTGCCCGTGGAAACCGCGAGGCGCCTGCCGCGGGGGCATGGCTGCGCGAAAACGACGTGGTGCCCGACTTCATCATGCTCTCCGACGCCCAGCGGACCCGCGCCACCTGCGCGTGGGTGATCAGCGAACTGGGGGAGAAGGCGCCCACGCCCTACCTGGATTCGCGGATCTACGGCGCCTCGAGCACCAGGCTGTGCTCCATCATCAACGAGACTCCCGAAACCGTCACCACGCTCATGGTCATCGGCCACCAGCCGGTGCTGCAGGAGCTGGCCATGCGCCTGGCGTCGGTGGATTCGAACGAGGAAGCCGTCTACGAGCTGGCCATGGACTACCCGACGCTGGGGCTGACGGTGCTGCAGACCGAGAAATCCTGGGCGGAGATCGACGGCCGCGACATGCAGGTGACCCACTTCGTGGTTCCGCGCTGA